The DNA segment caaaaaatgcttttgaaaaGTCTGGCGAGtacttgaaaaattatataaaaaatatattttttatggataacaaattattttttattttatttacaatttctgtgTACTTTTTTCACAATGTATATGATCGAGAGTCCTTACATCGAAAGAATTAGACTTGTCTGAAGAGCCTCATGAAACATCAAGTATATTAGCACATCGTGGTATAGCAGGCCCCAGAAGGAAAATGgtctaaaaaaggaaaaaattaatgttcAGCTATTTCGAGTATATAATGCCTCTTACAGGTTCATTTCTTTAACATAAAAGGGTTCACCTGTAGAAAGATCATTATCTTGATTTGTGCCGGTCAGTTTGTGTATTCTTAGGGTGGAGTAGTCCAAACCAGGACTTattctgtttgtatgacagctgaacagctatagtggtctgatccgAAGAAAATTTCCTCAGAGGTTTTACTGTGGCGTTGAAAAGTAatccacgccaaatttcgtgcagatatagcttcaattaaaaaagttgacgCTGATccttcagtttatatggtagccATATTCGGTAGTggttttttagagaaaaaattcGGTGTTCAAATTAAACTTGAGATTgatataccaaaaaataaaaaacagcatCGCGTATAAACAGAGGAACGGACATGACGAAAGCGACAGTTTGTCATACTGTAGTACGTCGTGGTAAGTTTTGTATGTgtcttattattatatttacttcTTCAGGGCATATTAAGGGACTAGGTGGGTTTCAGAGTtccaaaaatgatatttttacgatttttttttatgtaaacaagcacatatttcaaaaatataatatgaaataGCAAAGGTACAtgtttgaacaatgttgccactttagttgaataaaaaaatgtaaaaggtgGCATCTCTTTTAAagacgaaaaatattttagactttaaattttatttttatattatagttATCCGCGTGtcttattaatttatatgaaattaaactATTACAAAGTTGGCAACCCtcaagcttaatttttttaattgtaaattttctcgaaactatTGTTTTTAGTACGATATTCTTATTTTGACAAATTGTtcacttacatttttttttatttaattgtaaattttaacaGCTGGCAGCAATTAAGATACATACATTCAACTGTTAGTTTCACAGACGCATAAATCTTAGCTAAACCTATAtttgaagtaaaattaaattatttaatttcaaatttttttaagatggCAACCTAGTTCTAAATATAGCGATAAGCttcttaaaatatgaaatttaattttaattatattcttcttgattaaataaaattttaaaaatattttaattaacacaGCAACAGCTTTTTGACGGTATGAATAATAAAAGCAGTTTGAAAAATTTCCGAGCTCCAATCCACGTAATTTTTTCAATCCATATACGTTTTCTGAAACATTTTCGCAATATTTGTCattcaatatttacaaaattattttaaatgcatTATCTGCCACATATTCCACTTATCAATttctaatataaattatttattccaaATTGCAAGGTACGTAAATCAATTTTCATTTGACACTTTGCTGCTGATTActacatactatgtatgcaaGTGGAAATGTAATTCCGTTGCAAATTATAAGTATCAATAAAAATGCACCGTAATTAACTTGTTTGATAAGCCAATAGATTACAAATTGCtttaaatgtgtttatatatttaattagctgattattgcacatttttaaagctttacaagtttgtttttgttgcaattaatGCATTTCTTAATTATCTGTTGCGCTTGGCGCTTGCCAAGTTTAGTCTCACAACAGCTGACGCTCATTATTTGTTAGCAGATAAGCATACGGACATGGAAATAAGGCAGCATGCAAACAGTGATTGTGAAAAGtgattatgaaaaattaagaaaaaaccgAGTTCacaatgttaatattaagaaaaaaaatattaaaaagttatcaGTGAAGATCAGCGTCGCTTGGGGTTAAATCTACTCTAGAACTCAATGACTAATATCATTAaatgtatacttacatatagaTGTCATGTCCCTAGTTTGATCATTGTATAAACAGAAAATGAGCCAGAGCAATATATCCCACCGCTTTCAAATTCTAGTATTAACAGCAATAAGATTTCCACCGAACGCTTCTTACGTAACTAATTTCTAGATGTTGacatttttaaagattatcaacaaaattagaaatattcCTTGGAATGTCGAGGTGTGACCGTTCTTAGAAAAACGTTTGGCTATATTTGGAAAATGATTGCGTATTCACTTTAGTATGTTTAtcgttataaaataaaataacgtaacatatattcatataatgaGAAAAAACGATTTATATTTAGCAAATTTGAGTTTATAAAACgggtatatattggttataactgCTGAGAATTTTATGTTAGATACACTATACTATGTAGtgatgatgtagtgaatcgtaggcaataaaaaactcaatttcgattgttttgatgatacgttgttttgcattttaggtgacgatatgtagttCGGAAGTAAAGTGGGTATTCACTTTTGGATATACTATTTATAATATACTGAAAAGAGTAAACTTTGCAACTAATACTTAAAGTTCATATCGACcattataaatgtataaaaatatgttttcgtaAAACTTATGAAGTAAAGACGTAGTCCTTTATAGTAAGTAAGTATTGTTTGTTAACAATTATGTATATACCCACATTATGTTGATTTATTTATGTTACAAATCGGTGGAGAACTTCAGAAACATTTGTGATTATAAGATTATTTTTCATGAAcataatttgtgttttaaaacGTTTTTTCTTCGTTTAAAAACAATAGAATCAAAGATTTGATTTGCCCAATACGCTTTCTGCAtataatttttcgttaaaataaattataccgAACCGAACAAAATAGACACTCGAACGATAAAATGGTCTACAGGGTTATCATATgaacatatttcaaataaaagtacGAACTATTTGACACTTATATTTCTGCTTTCGAAATGCCATTAAGATTTCCTACACATTAAATGATagatgcggtataaagtcaaccggaagttcagaaatatgtatgttaagtaaacggggctaagggaagtattgacaaAATTTTACTCACTTTTGCCACAAGGGCATTCTGTTATCACGAAAATTATCTCCCCGAATTTCATTATCATAACTCACAGATGCACTGATatgttcggtaaaaagtcaCCATATACTGGTGTCCCCATATTTGGTAACTGGGTTCTCGAAAAGTTATAAGTAGTCCGGTTTCGACAATTTTTAGGCGTAAGTTTAAATACCTTGAAAACATTATTTCTGCAAAGCTTAACTCTAATAACTTCATTGATGTTGGATCTGTACAATTTAAAGTGGAAAAGTCAGATAGAATTTTAAAGTTTGTTATATGGGAACTAGGCCTAGTTGTGATTCGATTTCGATCATTTTCATAGTAATatctatgagcaaaaaatagccAGACTTTGTTCATCATTTTAAAacacgatattcggccaattGATCGCCGGTTTCCGGGTTGtaaacatagatccaagactcatcgccagtaataatgtattacttatatatagtggtagtcggaaagcactGTTTTGCAGACGTTATCGCAACGggggtttttgaaaaaactgcatTATTTGGCAATcaatcgtgttttcacttttcttagacgcACATGATCTTTCGAATTGGTTTTATATGATGCTTTCGATATTTCATTCATtaaccggctcccataaagcctttCTCTGTCATCCCTgttgtgaaatttaatgcttgTGGCTCATTTATTTATGTCACTACCACTTtaagcgtggttattatcttattttacCCATATTCGCAGTAAAAGGGAAATTTCTAACCATTTTTCTCCTTAGAACATTAAGTTAATAGCTTCAGTTTTTACTGCACTAGACGGGAGCTCCTGAAAGATTTcgataaatataataacataaggaaatttaagcaaaatattcaataattttgttgtcTGTAGGATATATAAATAGTCataaaagtagtaaaaaaaaaaaaaaaaataaaacaaaaacaattcggTTAACAAAGTAAACTCTCTGATGTTTTATATCTTCTATATATTCCTGttagctctaaaagtattcaaATATCATCTCGAAAACGCCAAAAAAGATAAttagttggaaaaaaattttattttatgataatatatTAAGTAAAACTTTGGGTGTGTCCCTTTCAATGTCCATATGTGTACAACTGACAATGCAAATAATGCGCCCCACCTTCAATTACATTTTAGAATATGAACTAGTACTATATACCTTTATATAGATACCTGTAGACATCAATCAAATGTCTGTGCTACCCTCGCTCTTTCTCGCAACCCAACTATggtactacaacaacaaaagtacaATAAATCAAGTCACGTTTTAATGCAAaactaatgaatatttattCAATTCAGACTTTtaacttataaattaaataacatatatatatatatttacacatatgcatgtacatatttacatgtatatacaatattcaaaaatatctcagAAGTGCGCTGGAAAACCTAGTTGAATGTGGGTTCCCAGTACACGGTGGGTGTCACCTTGGACAAAGTGCCTTGGTTGCTGATATAGATGCCACCATTCTCGGCTGACTCGACCACCTGAGCCAAATGAGCGCCACAAGCTTCGGGTTTCTGTGTCTTGGTGTTGTTCAGTTTCTCACCAATCGCCTTGGAGTACTCAAAAGTGTATTTGGTGGCAATGTTGTTCTTCAATGGCGTTTCGGTCAAACCGGGACAGAAAGTGACCACCGCAATGCCGGTAAGGTTGTAATAGTAGGGATCCTGATATGAAATAAAGTAGAGAAAAAACACTTATTTATAAGCAAAGTTAAATTTGGTAGCCTTGCGCCGTGTACTTACGGAAATTGAACGCGAGAAGCCCATAACACCGAATTTCGATGCGCAGTAGACGGCGGTGGGTGGTGCGGGCTCCAAACCCAAAACGGAAGCAATATTAACAATCAGACCGCCGCGTCCCTTCTTGTTCTTGTCCATGAGTGGAATGGCCTCGAGCGTGGTGTGTATGAGACCAATCAAGTTGATGTTCATGGTCAGCTCAACATTGGGATCGGCGAGTATGCCGGCGCCATTGACGAGTACATCAATGTATTGCACTTTGGCGACAACATCGGCGAGTGCCGACTTAATGCTCGCCTTGTTGGTGATGTCGAATTTGGTGTAGTAGACTTTGGTCTTGGGATTGATGGCCTGTAGGGCTTTGATATTCTCAGCATTTTCCAAAACATCGAAAACGAAGAAAGACTGTGAGAGTTGAAGAAACATTTTTGAGCTAGTTGATTATGTAAATGTCTGTACTTGAGAACATTTGCAACACTTGAAAATACCCGTAAAATTCTTGGTTTCAACTCACCGACACATTCTTGGTCATAATCTGTTTGCAGGCTTCGTAGCCGATGAAGCCCAAACCGCCAACGAAAACCACATTTTTACCGGTCAAACCCATTTTACTTAAAACAGTCTTATGCACTTTGCTTCACCGTCGCTTAACGTTTGTTTCTGTGCTGAGACACTTTGCAACTAATGCCATTTCGAAACGAAGGTTGCGCTTTTATAGAGCAGTAGCCGAAACCCGAAGCGCCTGTCACAGATGCTGACATTTCTAATGGAAATAATCAACTTGCATAAACATAATATGTCTTGAATATTCTCAGCtgatatgaatataaaatacaatTCTAGTCAAATCATTCAATCGTCGACAATATGGGACCATACTTAgacagcatatacatatgtatatgtatgcaaatatactcAGTAGGTGTGTTAGTGCGAATGATAGAGAGTCTTCTAGCTTTCTACTGCATTTATGcgaataagaaatgaaatataatcTAGAAAAAATGCCCAAACTCTGCAATACAACTTAGTCATGCTGCTAAATGATAATGGCAACCAAACTCTTCGCGTGACAAGCGTGGCTTGCTAGAATATTTCGCCTCCTACGTCAGCGATCGACACGCGTATAGCACAAAAAGCGATTGCGAGAAGAACAAGAACATTTGACAGTTTTCACTTGTCATTCTGAATTAATTGTTCAGTTCTTAtcagtttcttcttcttaaatttgtttaatttgttttgattttggtttGTTGTTTGGTACGTTTCCAGGCAGCTAGCCACCTGCCGGCCGATGTGATTATattatttggttttgttattgttttgtgagaatttttacttcttttagtgtttttattatttttgttgttttgtatatatattttttgttttcctgtCGAAATCGCTAATTTGTTTTCATGTTCGACAAGCTAATCTTAGTACAAACAATTACTCACCTTATTGATAAGATTGCTCCAAACGCCGGTAcgccatttgttgttgcttgtaaaCTTATATACATTGATGTTTGTAATAATGTATGGTGCTTTAAGGCAATTTAAAAATAGCTAATTTTCGTTTGAACTTGCATATATTAGCCGTTGAGTTATATTTATTCTATTAATATTGCATTAGGCAGTTTCGAAATAGTTTCAAAGTTGTTGTAATAATGATTAATGGattgaaattgaatattttctacCTTCTACCTATTAAGGCTCTGTTGAAAAGCTATTTGTGTTTctgtttgcaaaataaaaactacataAAGTAAGATAGGATCAAGTTCGAGTAGAAATGAGCTCCTTATACTGACGGGTTGTGCGCTGGGATTGGgaaccgccacgtaaaaaacatagaaaatgaAAGGAAGAAAACAGCATTGCTGTTCTAAATTCGGCTGTAACCCGGTAAACGCTGTCTGttccaataaaaaagaagaataatttgTAAGCATCCAACCCCGAGAAATAACTCCAGCGTAGTAAACAAAGCAAGAAGGCTTTAAGTTCACTGGCAGGTTAACGAAAAAGCAGATGAGCTGGCTAAGTCAGGAGCCTCTCTGGACGAATCAGAAGCAGATACAATACCGTGTCCACTAGAAGTGGTCAAGAGAGAGCTCAATACGCAATTCGAATAAACAGCGTAGAATAAATGAAGATTTACAACCAAATGCAGAGCAACGAAACAGATTTTGCCAATCtgtgacaaaacaaaaaccaagtatttattacatatgtagGTCCAGGAAAAGTATTCACAAACTTACAGCACTGACCATTGGAGAACATGCGTTCAAAATGGGAATGCTCCACAATAGCATGCTCCGTAGCTGCAAACTCGAGGGAAGCAAGAAAATGTTTCTTCACTTTCTCTGTAAGTGCCCAGCTTTATCGCAAATCAGACATCGAAGTTTTGGAATCCATTCAATAGCTATCCTTGAATATATATCTACAAAAAGCATGACAGAGATAAGTCGTTTATTTTAGGGCACCAAATGGTTTGAACACTACCAGCCCTAATTGAGCCAGAAGGGCAGCACTCTTACTTACCTACCAACCTAGGTCAGTACCATCCCAAACATACATCTATCTCACAGTCTTCGTCGCTTGTCAGCTACTCTGGTTTAGAAGATCAATAGAATGTTAACCAAAACGTAGTCGCGATACAAGTACCGAGTTTTGAATATCAATGCTTTTGCACCTGTGggctaattttgaaaaagtaggcgtggcaTCGCGCTCTAATAGTTTTAATGTACATTTCTACTAACCcgctaaagctacaacaaccaactTCGCTCAGGGcaaataatataagaatttcGTCGACAGAGTGATAAAATCGGATGATATCCCTGAATACTCTCCATATAAGGCTACTGTTAAAAAGTAcgaaaagcgcgataaatcaattcCAAATACGCgggagacattaaattttaccccccAGATGGCATAAGGGGGTTTTAGAGGAGTGTGTGGCACCGAATATTTTCaggaaaaaacacaaaacctgCAGGAGCGATTTCAACCAACTTTGGTACATAACATTCTTCTGACATTTCTATGTTACAGTGTAAAattcggacaacaaccacgcctatttcACACAtaacactattttaaatttcgGCAGAATctttcatttttcaataaacaaatCAGCCACCAATCAATGTATCGAGTTGAAACTTTACACGAATAGTGCCTATGAAGCAATGTCAGCTCATGACCAAAATTAGTTCAAATCGATCCAAAACTATTCATGCCCCTAGGTACGGAATATTCGGACCGCATTGCCTATAGTTGTTTTAtcgataatatttttcaaattgttaGATAAGGGTTAAGCTTTTCCTTAAAGTACttgtagtatgtctgtgtgctacaaatgggttgaatcgggtcagtaTATTCCTTAGCCTTCATATAtccaatataaagattttcgaatttccgagATACTTTGTACCTCATATATCGCCAAATAaatgagttatcttaataaaactgACACAAAGACACCACCCCGGC comes from the Bactrocera neohumeralis isolate Rockhampton chromosome 2, APGP_CSIRO_Bneo_wtdbg2-racon-allhic-juicebox.fasta_v2, whole genome shotgun sequence genome and includes:
- the LOC126760754 gene encoding alcohol dehydrogenase, whose amino-acid sequence is MGLTGKNVVFVGGLGFIGYEACKQIMTKNVSSFFVFDVLENAENIKALQAINPKTKVYYTKFDITNKASIKSALADVVAKVQYIDVLVNGAGILADPNVELTMNINLIGLIHTTLEAIPLMDKNKKGRGGLIVNIASVLGLEPAPPTAVYCASKFGVMGFSRSISDPYYYNLTGIAVVTFCPGLTETPLKNNIATKYTFEYSKAIGEKLNNTKTQKPEACGAHLAQVVESAENGGIYISNQGTLSKVTPTVYWEPTFN